Within the Rhizobium grahamii genome, the region CATGCGTGGAACCGCGACGCGGATGCGGCCGGCAAACGCGCCGACATCATCGTATGGCGCGAGCAACACACTAAGCAAGTCGCCTAGCAAGGCAGCGCTTCCCTGATTGTCTGGAAGAGGACGAACCAGTTCGTGAGCGCGTCCGAGTGCCGTCAGCCGCTGCGTCAACTGCTTGACCATCTCCTCCTTCGTATCAGTCGACCGCGAGGTGATGGTCGTAAGACCGGCTGCCAGTGCCAGCAGATTTTTGACACGGTGGCTCATTTCCCCGGCGAGCAACTCATGCCCCTCCTCCGCCTGCTTGCGGCCCGTCACGTCAAGAAAAATGCCGGTCATCTTATTGGTCGTCGCGTCGCCTTCGTTGCCTTGACCCCGAGCAGAAATCCATCGAACGTCTGAGGCGTTCGTCAGAATGCGGAAGTCAATTTCGAAGGGGCCATCAATCACGCGGGTCGCAACGAACGCCGCCCTCACCCGGTCTCGGTCTGCTGGATGGACCTTGGCGGAAAGATGTTCGAAGGTGAGGTCTGTCTCGACTGGAATGTCCCAAAGTTCGTATGCCTTTGCGTCCATCACGAATGTGTCGTCGTCGACGATCCAAGTCCAAAGGGCCACTCCGGCAGACTTAACAGCCCGCCGAAGCTCGTCGACACTCCATTCTGGCTGCGACTTTGCTTGGCTCATTATAAATCTCTTCCAGCAGATGCAAAACTGACCTGGACCCAGAACTAGTGGGCTGGACAAGCGTTATCAATGGCCTAAGTGAGCTCTGCGATCTCCCGATGGAAATGTGATGACGGTAATCTCGGATCAATATCAGGACATATTT harbors:
- a CDS encoding sensor histidine kinase, giving the protein MSQAKSQPEWSVDELRRAVKSAGVALWTWIVDDDTFVMDAKAYELWDIPVETDLTFEHLSAKVHPADRDRVRAAFVATRVIDGPFEIDFRILTNASDVRWISARGQGNEGDATTNKMTGIFLDVTGRKQAEEGHELLAGEMSHRVKNLLALAAGLTTITSRSTDTKEEMVKQLTQRLTALGRAHELVRPLPDNQGSAALLGDLLSVLLAPYDDVGAFAGRIRVAVPRMGLGERAATSLALVIHELATNSLKYGALSNDAGLLDISGTVVEDDIEIVWSEHGGVSAESSNVPEGYGSKLLHRTISGQLGGSIDYNWVEGGVVVTLRMRESRLSA